A portion of the Streptomyces sp. NBC_00376 genome contains these proteins:
- a CDS encoding ATP-binding protein: MTGWRVRDYTQEDLEAVIRVDAESGTAEEAPLFPLSDAVAALQALHPAVVATADEEVVGAAVSRVEGDRAWILRISMAPAWRHQGLGSDLITALEDRLFAGGVRTVHAVLPDGETGATALRNCGFGARPGLVFFEKRGRVTPQAVSMLSSLGAELPPGGLWQKVAGMQREKKLIERRLVLPLAHPEMAAQHGVELPRAVMLFGPPGTGKSTFTHAIASRLGWPFLELFPARLAAEYGLASGLTRRFDEIARLDHVLVFIDEVEEIAGTRSGADATAVGVVNELLKAIVRFRGQDGRLLVCATNDVTTLDSAFLRHGRFDYVLPIGPPDDRARTALWESYLTRAGAEADGTALASASEGFTPADIAHVARTVSQAQFERTFDTGARARPTTEDYLRTIGETRPTVSAAMAQEFAHQTEKFARI; this comes from the coding sequence ATGACGGGTTGGCGTGTCAGGGACTACACCCAGGAAGATCTCGAAGCGGTGATCCGAGTCGACGCGGAGAGCGGCACGGCCGAAGAGGCACCTCTCTTTCCGCTCTCGGACGCTGTGGCGGCCCTTCAGGCCCTCCACCCGGCGGTGGTGGCCACCGCGGACGAGGAGGTGGTCGGCGCCGCGGTGAGCAGGGTGGAGGGTGACCGGGCGTGGATCCTGCGCATCAGCATGGCGCCTGCCTGGCGGCACCAGGGGCTGGGCAGCGACCTGATCACGGCCCTGGAGGACCGGCTGTTCGCCGGTGGCGTCCGAACGGTGCACGCGGTCCTGCCCGACGGCGAGACCGGTGCCACCGCCCTGCGTAACTGCGGCTTCGGCGCCCGTCCGGGCCTGGTCTTCTTCGAGAAGCGCGGGCGAGTGACCCCTCAGGCGGTCAGCATGCTCTCGTCGCTCGGAGCGGAGCTGCCGCCAGGGGGACTGTGGCAGAAGGTCGCGGGCATGCAGAGGGAGAAGAAGCTCATCGAGCGGCGTCTGGTCCTGCCACTGGCCCATCCCGAAATGGCCGCCCAGCACGGGGTGGAGCTGCCGCGGGCGGTAATGCTGTTCGGTCCGCCCGGGACCGGCAAGAGCACGTTCACGCACGCGATAGCCAGCCGTCTGGGATGGCCGTTCCTCGAACTGTTCCCAGCCCGGCTGGCCGCCGAGTACGGGCTGGCCAGCGGGCTGACAAGGCGCTTCGACGAGATCGCCCGGCTCGACCACGTCCTGGTCTTCATCGACGAGGTCGAGGAGATCGCGGGGACTCGGAGCGGTGCGGACGCGACCGCGGTCGGTGTCGTCAACGAACTGCTCAAGGCGATCGTCCGGTTCCGGGGCCAAGACGGGCGGCTGCTCGTCTGCGCCACGAACGACGTGACCACGCTCGACTCCGCGTTCCTGCGGCACGGCCGTTTCGACTACGTGCTGCCGATCGGCCCGCCCGACGACCGCGCGAGGACCGCGCTGTGGGAGAGCTATCTGACCCGAGCGGGCGCGGAGGCCGACGGCACGGCGCTGGCGTCCGCCAGCGAGGGGTTCACCCCTGCCGACATCGCCCATGTGGCGCGCACCGTTTCCCAAGCCCAATTCGAGCGTACCTTCGACACCGGAGCCCGGGCCCGCCCCACCACCGAGGACTACCTGCGCACGATCGGCGAAACCAGGCCCACGGTCAGCGCCGCCATGGCCCAGGAGTTCGCCCACCAGACCGAGAAGTTCGCCCGCATCTAG